Proteins encoded by one window of Bradyrhizobium sp. B097:
- a CDS encoding HigA family addiction module antitoxin, whose protein sequence is MDSDQQATLLQPTAVPHPGEVVADYLEFHGWAQRDLARRTGLTPKTISEICNGKAPVTATTALALEKVLQRPAHFWLNLQRQFDEAEARHFELAQSAQWSDWARKFPLKDMRKLRFLKPGQSEVDALLHFLGVSSPESWNAVWSASRVAYRQTRKFATSVEAVSAWVRETELVAAELQTADFNEHSLRASIEELRRLTRTRANEIMEPIQKICAAAGVAVVWVPELPHCAISGCARWLSDRKALIALTLRYKTDDQMWFTFFHEVGHVLLHRRKRSFVLDNAADNLSDQVVDPEMQQYESEANQFAGDTLIPPAALGEFVRKKSFTNEAIHDFAEAIGIGPGIVVGRLQHERLLARHQGNALKQKLDWQLAEDGDQTWRQ, encoded by the coding sequence ATGGATAGCGATCAGCAAGCTACTCTGCTCCAGCCGACGGCTGTCCCGCATCCTGGCGAGGTCGTGGCGGACTATCTTGAATTTCACGGGTGGGCGCAGCGCGATCTGGCGCGGCGTACAGGCCTCACGCCAAAGACCATCAGCGAGATTTGTAATGGAAAGGCGCCGGTTACGGCGACGACGGCACTTGCCTTGGAGAAGGTACTGCAGCGCCCCGCCCATTTTTGGCTGAACCTTCAGCGTCAATTCGACGAAGCTGAGGCGAGACACTTCGAGCTCGCGCAGTCCGCTCAATGGTCGGACTGGGCTCGCAAATTCCCTTTGAAGGATATGCGGAAGCTCCGCTTTTTGAAGCCGGGGCAGTCTGAAGTAGATGCCTTGCTCCACTTCCTCGGCGTCTCATCGCCTGAAAGCTGGAATGCTGTGTGGAGCGCTTCTCGTGTGGCGTACCGACAAACCCGAAAATTCGCGACCAGCGTCGAAGCAGTTTCCGCGTGGGTCCGCGAAACGGAGCTTGTGGCGGCAGAACTTCAGACGGCGGATTTCAATGAGCACTCACTCCGCGCGTCGATCGAAGAATTGAGGCGCCTGACCAGAACACGGGCCAATGAGATCATGGAACCAATCCAGAAGATTTGCGCGGCGGCAGGGGTTGCTGTGGTGTGGGTTCCAGAACTGCCTCACTGTGCGATAAGCGGCTGTGCGCGATGGCTGTCCGACAGGAAAGCCCTCATTGCTCTGACGCTTCGGTACAAAACTGACGATCAGATGTGGTTTACGTTTTTTCACGAAGTAGGCCACGTGCTCCTTCATAGAAGGAAGCGATCGTTCGTCCTGGATAACGCAGCCGATAATCTTTCGGATCAGGTCGTAGATCCTGAAATGCAACAGTATGAGAGCGAAGCCAATCAGTTTGCCGGCGATACGCTGATTCCACCTGCCGCTCTGGGCGAGTTCGTCCGGAAGAAAAGCTTTACGAACGAAGCCATTCACGACTTTGCGGAAGCGATCGGAATCGGTCCGGGCATCGTTGTCGGTCGATTGCAGCATGAGCGCCTATTGGCGCGTCATCAAGGAAACGCCCTCAAGCAAAAGCTCGATTGGCAGCTTGCTGAGGATGGCGACCAGACTTGGAGGCAATGA
- a CDS encoding Fic/DOC family N-terminal domain-containing protein: protein MNRDHLSHAIRERLKRLPLPFDAHYGVVPLPPPEEGIAVGPVLARLKAADTALVRIETLAADLKDPYLISRILPRREAVSSSSIEGTNSTLDELLSVEESEDSPQGEAAAQVRDYALALDDFLPRARKEKLKLFTTALIQDLHRAVIRGDADYKDKPGDFRERVVWIGGRGDIAYSTYNPTPPADIAACLEDTTKYMRCEGMQAMYQSFVVRMSVAHAHFEAVHPFRDGNGRVGRLLLPLMMAAEGMMPIYLSPYIEAHKTAYYDSLKAAQQRLEWHEAVGFMADAVVGTTDELLKMREALATLGAMWRERRKFRQRSASLRALDVLPHYPVLTVKRLAKLLDITVQAASQAVEQLVECKILVERTGYARNRVFTAPDALSIINRPFGEDPILPSPPS from the coding sequence GTGAACCGCGACCATCTCAGCCATGCCATCCGGGAGCGACTGAAACGGCTCCCGCTGCCGTTCGACGCCCATTACGGGGTCGTTCCACTGCCACCGCCCGAGGAGGGGATTGCGGTGGGGCCGGTCCTCGCACGGCTGAAGGCGGCGGACACGGCCCTTGTCAGGATTGAGACACTCGCGGCGGACCTCAAGGACCCCTATCTCATCAGCCGCATATTGCCCCGGCGCGAGGCTGTAAGCAGTTCGTCAATCGAAGGGACGAACAGCACACTCGACGAACTGCTGTCAGTTGAGGAAAGCGAAGATTCCCCGCAGGGCGAAGCCGCCGCGCAAGTGCGCGACTACGCGCTCGCGCTCGATGATTTTCTACCCCGCGCGCGCAAGGAAAAGCTGAAATTGTTCACGACCGCTCTGATTCAGGATTTGCATCGTGCCGTTATACGTGGCGATGCTGATTATAAGGACAAGCCCGGCGATTTCCGAGAGCGGGTGGTTTGGATCGGCGGCAGAGGCGACATCGCGTATTCGACCTATAATCCAACGCCTCCCGCCGATATCGCGGCCTGCCTCGAAGACACCACGAAATACATGCGCTGCGAGGGGATGCAGGCGATGTACCAGAGCTTCGTCGTGCGCATGTCAGTGGCGCATGCGCATTTCGAGGCGGTCCATCCATTCCGCGACGGCAACGGCCGGGTTGGGCGCCTGCTGTTACCGCTGATGATGGCGGCAGAGGGAATGATGCCGATTTATCTCTCGCCCTACATCGAGGCCCACAAGACGGCTTATTACGACTCCCTCAAGGCGGCGCAGCAACGGCTGGAGTGGCACGAGGCGGTGGGGTTCATGGCAGATGCAGTGGTCGGCACGACCGATGAGCTACTCAAGATGCGCGAGGCCTTGGCCACACTTGGCGCTATGTGGCGCGAGCGTCGAAAATTCCGGCAGCGCTCTGCCAGCCTTCGCGCGCTCGATGTATTACCCCATTATCCAGTTCTAACCGTGAAGCGCCTGGCTAAGCTTCTCGACATCACTGTGCAGGCAGCTTCCCAAGCGGTGGAGCAGCTTGTCGAGTGCAAGATTCTCGTGGAGCGGACCGGCTATGCCCGCAACCGCGTATTCACTGCGCCTGATGCGCTGTCGATTATCAACCGCCCATTCGGTGAAGATCCGATTCTTCCCAGCCCACCTTCATGA